Below is a window of Vulpes vulpes isolate BD-2025 chromosome 14, VulVul3, whole genome shotgun sequence DNA.
TCTCACAGGCAACATTGGGCTATGTTGATTCCCCCATCCGTTCCCTCTTTCCCGTTCCCACAGCCACCTGTCCAGGCTGTCGTGCCCTACCCCTGAATGCTGCAGCGACCGCACACAGGGGAGCCTGGTGGCCAAGGGCATGGGCCCTCAAGCAGGACtctctgggtttgaatcctggttctgccaaCTCGGAACTCTGTGAACTTAGGCTATTTCCTTAATTTGCCATatctcagtttctctgtctgGGAAATGGGCATAGTTATACTTCAAATGGTTATTATGGGGTCGAGTGAGTGATTACATGGAAGATGCTTGGAACAGAGTCTTGTATGTGGTTAGAGCTCAATATGTTAGCTCTCTTATTATTTATGCAGTAAgtctttattgagcacctattgtaTAGAGATGACCTCCTTACACCTATTGTCTAGATACCTCACATACACACTCTGTGCGGCTCTGTTCCTAGCTACTTGGTAGTGAGGTGACAGGCCTTGCAGCCAGCCAGCCCAGGGGTCCAGCACCACACCCCTAGGACAACTCATTCATTGCTCTGAGTCTTAGTTTACCCATCCCTAGAATGAGAACATCAGTTGCACTTTCCTTTAGGGATGTCCCAAGAGAAACATGCAATGGCGGGTAAAGCCCCTGGCAGCAAAGGCCCCACATGCAGGAATCATTCAATGCAAGTCTGTTGTCACAGTCATTGTCACCGTCTCTAGAGACATTACCTGAACTTTTTCCAGCAATGTGTTCAGAGTTTACCCTTGGGGAGCCTGACTTACTGAAACCCTCAACCTGGGAGAGACCATCAACCCAGGTTTGAATCAGGTAAGCTTGGCGTGAGCTAACACCTCCCCGCAGCTGCAGACCAGCTTTTGGACATGTCCCCTTTCCAAGCAGTCTCCTCCTCTGTGAACTGAAGTTAGTTCTGTTTGTGGagattgggtggctcagccgctgCCGGTGATTCTCGATCTGGGGTTTTTGGAGGAGGTGGTACTGGAGCAAAGTGCTGGAGGCAGGTGTTCTGAGGGGCAGGTCGTGTGCATCCTGTGAGCTGGGgtcaccccttcccctgctctgctTCCTATCTCAAGGCCCCAAGCTCCTGGGCTCCCTCATTTCTTACCTTCCCAGTGGGTTTGACCAATAGGAGGAACTACCAGAAACTGGGGGAAGCCAGGTCTACCTCCCCATTTCTATCAGCATTTTGTTAGTCTACAAAGCTGAATCTGCTCCCAGAAGACAGCCCTGCTCTGATGCCATCTTGCCCTGGCGGGCCCCAGCTTCTGGGCTCTCCCTCAAACCCTCCATCCCAACAGCTGGTACCGAGTGAAAGAAGCTATTCATAGGCGAATACCTACTGCGTGATTCTACTGAGGAGAGGTTCGAGAACTGGCAGCTATCCCATCATCTATGGTGGTAAAACTCAGAACAGTGGTTGCCTTCAGGGGTGGAGGGGATGACCAGGAAGGGGCCACAGGAAACTTCCTGAGATTCTGGAAATGTTCTGTACCTTGATTGAGGTGTTGATTACACAGGTGTGCATGTTTGCAAAGACCGGGTAAGCAGTATATTAAGGCCCGCGTGTTTCACTGCGTGTAAACCATGCCTCAATAACATTAGTTTAGTAAGAAATCCCTGTTTAAATATGGAGCAtgttctctaatttcctggttggagTCTGATGGGAACacagttgttatttttaaacacacacgTGTAGATCACAGAGGAGGATGGAAAATTTATATGTagggtttaaaaaatataataaaacatgagACTTCAGACAGAATGTCACACTTGGGTTGGTTTATTTTGAGCCACGTTCCCCAGTCCCCAGGGGTTATCCTTAATTCTCCCCTGCTTTCCTCTGGTCTTAAATGTCGCAAAGCACCAACCTATATATAAAGTGtctagctcagtgcctggcacatggcaggtgcttgAGAAAGGTTCATTCTTATTAATACAAGCTGGGTTTAACAAATCACTCTCAGGCTTGTTTTCTGACTTTCTTCAAAACTGTGATTTCACCTCCTGATCTTCACAAAGAATGCAGCCTGTGAATTCCGCCCAGGATGGGGAGGGCTTTCTACAGCACAAGCCTGACCTACAGGCTCTGGCATAGGCACATATTCGGGGATGTTCTTCCATCACTCCAGGAAAGGGAGCAGGAGATTCAGAATATCTGTGTGCCCCTCTTCACCACACCCCCAGAAAGACAGCCAGTCCAGCCCAGCACCTGCCTTGGCCTACTGATTAAAGGACAGCTGGTTGCCCTAACTGCTGGAAAGCTTGCCCATGCGCATGTTTGATAAAGGCTGTGTGGAGGCCAGGAATGAACCAGAAGACCCGGGACACCTTGGCCAGCCCCTAGGCTGTGAGGTAGAGGAAGGGAGACTGGGGCATACATCCCGACTCTATGTCAGGGTCCAGATGGACCAGACGGCTTGTGAACATTCTTGTCTTCCGGGGCCAGGATACCGTTGCCCCAGCCAAGGGCGTGGGGAGGGGCCATCTGCCGTCTGCTCAGGGCCCAAGCACGGGGTTGCCTGCTGGGGAGGGTGGGCACTGAGCCTCCCTATTCCCAGCCCTGCTCTAAAAGGTACTGTTCCGTGGGCTGCGGCCCCTTGCAGGTGGACAGGGCCTGGGCAGGCACAGGCGGCGCTGGGTCTCCAGTCGGCAGAGGAGGTTCTGGTTGGATACCCGAGTGGCCACGCCCAGCCCGCAGGTGGTTGAACAGGGGCCCCAGGCTGTGCTCCATTCTGGGCAGGGGACTCCAGGAGGTGGGGGAGCGGCAAGGCCAGAAAACTGGGGTcctggggaagaaagggaggtcAGCACTGTGAGGTCAGGACTTGGCAGCCAAATCAAGCCAGCTGCTGGCGGTGCCATCTTTGTCAcattgcttaacctctctggacctcagttcctTCCTATGTAAATTTTCTAATGGTTGATGTCAGGGCTGAATAAAATAATGGAGGGGACATACTTAGAATGGTGCTGCTACCCAAAGCACCTCATTTGTGTTGGTTATTAGGCAACTATCGTGGTGTTGGCCATGATGACCATCATGATGACCCCAGTAATGGTGGGTTTCTCATTTCTGCACCCCATGACATCTTCCAGGAAGGAGGTCGTGGCCAGTGTAGAGTGATGCTGTGACCCAGTGGCAAAGATGCTAGACTTTCTAAGCCTGTACCTGGAACAAGAGGAGGGGTTCACGATCTAGCTTTCCCTCCTCCTCACATCTTATTATgctctgttaatattttggtgtccTCTCTTCTGGTCCTTATCAACCaaatggttctcaactgggggcgactttgtccctccccccaggaacatttggcaatgtctagaggcATTCTGGTGGTCATGACTGGGAGTGGGGGTACTGGAACCCagcagggatgctgctaaatatcctctGGTGCCCAGGCCAGCTCTCACACTACAGAGCATCACCCAGCTCAACCGTCACTCATGCTGAGGTTGATAAAGGCTGCGTGGTATGCACCTGTGTGCAGTGGGCATGCACACATACGTACACGCACAATGGAAATCAAATTGCAACTACAGTGTCCTATCCTGCTTTTTTATACATAAGATGAACTCACTGGCATTCTCCTCTGTATTTAAGTGGATATGTCCCATTCCATCATAGGGATAATGACAGCCACCATGGATGGAGCGCTGCGTGCGAGCCACTGCCGTGACTGCTTTTCTTGTATTTACTCATCTGGTCCTCACAGCAGCTCTGCAAGGTGGATGCCCTTACTCTCATCCTACAGTGggaggaactgaggcacagagaaggcgAGCAACTTTCTCAGAGTCACACATCTAGGAAATAGTGAGGCTGGGCTTAGAACCCAGGCAGACTTCATGCTGAACCCACGATGTTCTACTCTCATGTGGCACCATCATTAATGGACCAATGCCTTCTTTTCAGatgcctttcttttaaaagatcacaTTCATCTAATAACGATACCCCAGTGATGTAACAGTAACAAAATCTCTAAAACTAAAGAGTTTACAGCATGAGCTGtctttcttctgcctctgcccacctctaAGCCCACATCCTAGAGACAACCACCTCACCTGGTTCAGTTTTAAGTTCCTCTTTGGATAAGCCCAAAGAATGACATAttaacattatataatatttatgtaaatatattattaagacATAGCGATATATTAGAAATAGATTAATAGCATACATCATAATAATATACCTCTGTTATGAAATGCGACCGTTCAAGTATCCCagtcctcctttcccttccccgcTCTGCCaccagtttttgttttccattatttatgatttaaaattatatccTTCTCGTTTTGTCAGTTTGAAAGAGGTCTTGTGACTCCCCACTGGGCTTTCCCTGTCTCCTCAGCCACCAGCCCCTCCCAGCTGCTGTCAGGGAAACCTGCGCTTTGACAGGTCCAGGTGTGTCGCAcgaagccccgcccccgccccgccccaggtgGCTCCGCCCCCAggtggccccgccccgccccaggtgGCCCTGCCCCCAGGTGGCCCCGCCCCTGGCCTGGGCCGGCCCGCGCTCACCTtgggctgggaggggctgggtccccagctcccctccccggTCGCACACCCACTCAGGGCAGCACCTGCCGGGGACCTCAACCCTCCGGGGATGCGGGCAGTCCCAGCTGGGCAGCCGGACGTCCTCGCTGCACAGCGGCACACAGGTGAAGCCGCCGTCCTCACAGTGGCAGCGGATCCTGCAGTGGGGCTGGAAGGTCTCCCCGTCCCGGTACACGCGGCCGTTCACCTCACAGCTCCCTTCATCGTCTCCCCCTGCGGAGGAGAAACCGGACCCCCGTCTGTGACCCCCAACTTTTCCCTGAGCAAGACCGTGCCAGCCAGGTCTCTCTGCAGAGCTGGCCCAGACCTGCCGGGAGACCAGGGCCCTTACAGGCGTCTGAGCACTGCCGAGGGGCTCCAGCCTGCGATGCGCACCCCATCCCTACTGCCAACCTGCCCTGGCGCCCGTGGGAAGACAGTGACATACCGCATCCCAATACAGGGGTTGTGGGACCACTGGCTTGGTTGGAGCTcctgctctgctttttttttttttttttaattttattttatttaatttttctgctttttattagcTATGGAGCTTGGCTAAGCGACTTCActtcttgcctcagtttccttgtctgcaaaatgaGTTCTAACTGCACTTATTTCACAGGGTTGTGGTAGAGACTAAATGAAATGATTTATGTAATGAATCCAACATAAAAGAAACCTCCAATAGATCCCAGCTGTTCTGTTGTtactattaatataattaattactatatattaataatatataacttAAATACACACTGAGAGTACATGCAACAAGCCTACAGTGTGCATCTGCTATGTTGTAGTCATCACTGTCTGGCCAGGGCTTACCTTGCTGGCTTTGTGACTTCGGATAAGTCACCTACCTTCTCTGAGTCACCTTAACAATGGCAATGATGAGAACAGCTCAGCACCTTCAGGTACATGAGATAATATGTACAGAACATCTAGCATGGTGCGAGGCAtatggtaggtgctcaagaaaCACACTTCAAATGCACCCTTCAAGATAGGGGCATTATTCCCACTTCCTCCACTGAACAAACACTCCTTGGGCGGCGAGGGCTGAGAGTGTTCATACTGGCGCCCTCCCCCCACTCTGCCCTGTACTGGCTCAGAGCATGGAGGGGACCCACAGACCCTCAGCAAATGCCCTTGGAATGAATGCCTCGTGCCAGGCCAAGCACATGAGAGACACTAATAAAAGAGTTCTGATTTCTTATCGCTCTGGAGATATGTACAGTGCCCCCCTGTGTGCCAACCACTGGGTTCCTAGACAGGATGAAGACCCAACCCTTGTCCTAAGAGATGGAGGGCCAGGCAGGTGACAGATGTGAAAGCCACCATCTccaaaacagaatgaaatacTGTGGAGAGGCACAAGTGAGCTGCTGGGAAAGTGCACTGCAAGGAGGAATCTGGAGGTCCTGGAGACGTGGGTGGCAGTTCAGTGGGGTCTGAGGAAGGATTTACTGGAAGGCAGGTTTTCCCAGGTCTTCAAAGAAAAAACTCCAGTAGGCCCATGCAGGAATTTGGGAACTGCACAGATGTGGGTGCCAGCCTCTGTACCCACTTGCTAACTGTGGGACCTGGGCCAAGTTACTGCATCTCTCTGAGCTGCTGTACCCTACTCTCAGGGCCACCAGAAGATTAAATGAACTAGTGTACTTAAAGCATTTCACCCAAGCCTGAAACATAGCGGATGCTCAGTTAATAGGAGTGAGTGGTGGTTGTTCCAGGGACCAGTGACAactgtctccctctttcttccaggCTATAGCCCTTTGGCTCCAAATCCCTGACCTTTTGGCCTGGATCATGTGCTGCTGGTTTCCTGGAAACCTTAATCCCTAGAGGTCCCCCACCAGACTCCTGGTGCCATAGCCCTGGGGCCTCCTGGTCTCTGGGATGACCTGGTAAACAGAGGGATTATTTGGGAAAGGCAGCCGGAGGGGTGATAATTTTAGCAAGGTTTCCTGGCACCTCTCCTGGTCCTCCAGCTCGAAGCTGGCTGGGGGTGGGACTAATGATTCCTGGGCAGCCACTCCCCACCCTGGGGTCTGTGCACATGTTTGTACATGGTCCCAAATGCCAGGAGGCACCTTCAAACATACTCTTCAGTCCACCTCCCTATCTGCACCATGTACACATATAGTTGCCAAAACTCTACTTCTCCTTCCAGGCCCTTCCAATGCCCCCTTGTCCAGCAACTTCCCTCAACTTCAGAGCCCAGTCCTCTCATCTGGTGATTTCTgcatccctctttccctctgagaGTCCCTTACAGGAAAAGGAAtaacagaggattttttttttttaacctttagcCACTTGCATACCATGTGACCTTAGGCAGGTGACTTCACCCCTCTGAACCCCAGTTCCTTTATCTGCAAAATCAGTTTAATAGTAAGACCTACTTCATTAAGGGTAAAATGAAATCACGTGTCAAGGGGTTGCCCACAGGATGTGCTTACTGAATGTTACTGCTACCCTCTCCAGAGCTGTTTCTATCTATCATTCAGCCAGCTGTTATTTACTGGGTGCCTACTGGgcaccaggcactgttccagggaCTTGTGATACAACAGTGACTAAAACAGGCGTAAATCCTGCCCTCTTTGGAGCTTCTGCTCTAGTGGAAATAAGTGGAGTCTGTGACGTCCAGTGGTGATTACAGCGAGAATAATGGAGGGCAAGGTTCAGGAGAGAGGTGTTGAATATGGTGATCGGGGAAGGTGGTATTTGAGTACATATGGGAAGAAGATGCAGGACCTTGCCATGTATATATTTGGGGGAGAGAATGCTGGTAGAGCAaagagccagtgcaaaggccctgaggtgggacaccccactccaccccacccctgctgaggtatttaaggaaagaaataagcCAGTGTGGTCGAAGCATTGagtaggaaggaggaagggagttGGATGGGGtcagagagaaaacaggagcaGGACCCCGTGCGGCCTTGTAGCCACTGAGAGGACTGGCTTTTACTCAGAGGTTGTGGGAAGCTGTTGGAGACCTTGAGGACAAGGAGGGATGGGATCTGATGTGTATTGAAAGGGGCCCTGGGGTGCTGTGTTGGGAACAGAGTAGGGGGCaaggacagaggcagggaggccattTCAGGGCTGCTGCAACACCCAGCACGTGAGGATGAGGGTCAGACCAGGCTGGTAGCAGCGGATGGATTGAGAAGGGACCAGAATGTCAGGTTTTAGAATATCGTGAAGACATTGCTGGTGGGCCGTATGTGGGGTGTGCAAAACGTGAGACGTCAAGTGCCAGGAAGGGTGGAGATGCCCTGGGCTGAGCTGGGGAGGCTGCacgcttggggtgggggtgggagta
It encodes the following:
- the CCN5 gene encoding CCN family member 5, with translation MRGTPQTLLLAFSLLCLLSKVCAQLCPTPCACPWPPPRCPPGVPLVLDGCSCCRVCARRLGEPCDHLHVCDPSQGLVCQPRAGPGGRGAVCLWGDDEGSCEVNGRVYRDGETFQPHCRIRCHCEDGGFTCVPLCSEDVRLPSWDCPHPRRVEVPGRCCPEWVCDRGGELGTQPLPAQGPQFSGLAAPPPPGVPCPEWSTAWGPCSTTCGLGVATRVSNQNLLCRLETQRRLCLPRPCPPARGRSPRNSTF